The following proteins are encoded in a genomic region of Brachypodium distachyon strain Bd21 chromosome 1, Brachypodium_distachyon_v3.0, whole genome shotgun sequence:
- the LOC100826095 gene encoding starch synthase 1, chloroplastic/amyloplastic produces the protein MATPGVGLGAACLAAAASVAPRRRADPAAPLARRARLLRRVVRGRCVAELSREGAPAAPSQPPVPRPLPSADQQLPPPVLPSFLAPTEAPAPTPLPLPDADAGVGELGPELDIQGIAEDYIDSTDVAASEQDSEIMDAKEQSQAKVTRSIVFVTGEAAPYAKSGGLGDVCGSLPIALAARGHRVMVVMPRYLNGSSDKNYAKAFYTGKNIKIPCFGGSHEVTYFHEYRDNVDWVFVDHPSYHRPGSLYGDNFGAFGDNQFRYTLLCYAACEAPLILELGGYIYGQNCMFVVNDWHASLVPVLLAAKYRPYGVYRDSRSTLVIHNLAHQGVEPASTYPDLGLPPEWYGALEWVFPEWARRHALDKGEAVNFLKGAVVTSDRIVTVSQGYSWEVTTAEGGQGLNELLSSRKSVLNGIVNGIDINDWNPTMDKCLPYHYSVDDLSGKAKCKAELQKELGLPIRPDIPLIGFIGRLDYQKGIDLIKLAIPDLMRDDVQFVMLGSGDPVFEGWMRSTESSYKDKFRGWVGFSIPVSHRITAGCDILLMPSRFEPCGLNQLYAMQYGTVPVVHETGGLRDTVQTFNPFGKTGEEGTGWAFSPLTVDKMLWALRTAMTTFREHKPSWEGLMKRGMSKDHTWDHAAEQYEQIFEWAFVDQPYVM, from the exons ATGGCGACGCCGGGCGTCGGCCTCGGGGCCGCGTgcctcgccgcggccgcctcggtggccccgcggcggcgcgccgatCCAGCGGCCCCTCTCGCCCGCCGCGCGCGGCTCCTCAGGCGCGTCGTGCGCGGGCGCTGCGTCGCGGAGCTCAGCAGGGAGGGGGCCCCAGCGGCCCCGTCCCAGCCGCCGGTGCCGCGCCCGTTGCCTTCCGCCGACCagcagctgcctccgccggTCCTGCCCAGCTTCCTCGCGCCCACGGAGGCGCCGGCCCCGACGCCGCTGCCCttgccggacgcggacgcCGGCGTCGGGGAACTCGGCCCCGAACTCGATATCCAAG GGATTGCTGAGGATTATATTGACAGCACAGATGTTGCTGCAAGTGAGCAGGATTCTGAGATCATGGATGCAAAGGAGCAATCTCAAGCTAAAGTTACACGTAGCATCGTGTTTGTAACTGGTGAAGCTGCTCCTTATGCAAAGTCAGGGGGACTAGGAGATGTTTGTGGTTCACTACCAATCGCTCTTGCTGCTCGTGGTCACCGTGTGATGGTTGTAATGCCAAGATACTTAAATGGGTCCTCTGATAAAAATTATGCAAAGGCATTTTATACTGGGAAGAACATTAAGATTCCATGCTTTGGTGGATCACATGAAGTTACCTATTTTCATGAGTATAGGGACAACGTCGATTGG GTGTTTGTTGATCATCCGTCATATCATAGACCGGGAAGTTTGTATGGAGATAATTTTGGTGCTTTCGGTGATAATCAG TTCAGATACACACTCCTTTGCTATGCGGCATGTGAGGCCCCACTAATACTTGAGTTGGGAGGATATATTTATGGACAGAATTGCATGTTTGTTGTGAACGATTGGCATGCCAGCCTTGTGCCAGT CCTTCTTGCTGCAAAATATAGACCATACGGTGTTTATAGAGATTCGCGCAGCACTCTTGTCATACATAATTTAGCACATCAG GGTGTAGAGCCTGCAAGTACATACCCTGACCTGGGATTGCCACCTGAATGGTATGGAGCTTTAGAATGGGTATTTCCAGAATGGGCAAGGAGGCATGCCCTTGACAAGGGTGAGGCAGTTAATTTTCTGAAAGGTGCAGTTGTGACATCAGATCGAATTGTGACTGTCAGTCAG GGTTATTCATGGGAGGTCACAACTGCTGAGGGTGGACAGGGCCTGAATGAGCTCTTAAGTTCCCGGAAAAGTGTATTGAACG GAATTGTAAATGGAATTGACATTAATGATTGGAACCCCACCATGGACAAGTGTCTCCCTTATCATTATTCTGTCGATGACCTCTCTGGAAAG GCCAAATGTAAAGCTGAATTGCAGAAGGAGCTGGGTTTACCTATAAGGCCTGACATTCCTCTG ATTGGCTTTATTGGAAGATTGGACTACCAGAAAGGCATTGATCTCATTAAACTCGCCATTCCGGATCTCATGAGGGACGACGTTCAGTTT GTGATGCTTGGATCTGGGGATCCAGTTTTTGAAGGCTGGATGAGATCCACAGAGTCGAGCTACAAGGATAAATTTCGTGGATGGGTTGGATTTAGTATTCCAGTTTCCCACCGAATAACTGCTGG CTGCGATATACTGTTAATGCCATCCAGATTCGAACCATGTGGTCTAAATCAGCTATATGCTATGCAATATGGTACAGTTCCTGTTGTTCATGAAACTGGGGGGCTCAGG GATACAGTCCAGACCTTTAACCCTTTTGGTAAAACTGGAGAGGAGGGTACAGG GTGGGCATTCTCACCACTAACAGTGGACAAAATGTTGTGG GCATTGCGGACTGCAATGACAACATTCAGGGAACACAAGCCGTCTTGGGAAGGGCTAATGAAGCGAGGCATGTCGAAAGACCATACATGGGACCATGCCGCTGAGCAGTACGAGCAGATCTTTGAGTGGGCCTTTGTGGATCAGCCTTATGTCATGTAA